The Cryptomeria japonica chromosome 6, Sugi_1.0, whole genome shotgun sequence genomic interval GCTCACATTTTCATTCTTCTGGCTAACAAGTTTATCAGAATGTTTATATCTTATCTTATCAAGTGGCAGGTTACCAAAGAGCTACACATGTTATCGCAACAAAGGCATGCTTAATAGGGTAATTATTGTTTTGAGAATTTATATGGTTGTTTAAGGTTGTTGATAACTATACTTCATCCAGGTTACTTATGAAATATAATTAGTGAATTCAATTCTATATAACATGCAATGATAACATTTTCCTGGTAACTAACAAGATtgtcaaagaatttggaggttgtCAGGGTGAAATAAGCAGGAACAGGGCTTACATTAGGAACCAGGCAGAGTTCCAGAAAGTCACTTATTGGTATCATTGCAAGAAAGATGAAGATGTAGCAAACGTGTAACATATAGATTTTGTTTGTAAAGAGAAGAAATGGCTATACATTAAGCATTATTTAGTAATTTTCTAACAGATTGATTGTACAATATTGTAACAATGAAAGTTTATTCTTTAAGTTTTGGGCAAGACCGGACTTTTCTTTACTCAGTTCTTTCCTACTAGCGCCCTAACTGAACCAAGGctgtaaaaaaaaatcaaaattaataaaatatattggccaaggcctattacctatcaaaaaaaaacaagacaataataaatcaaaaccaattaataaataaacaaattaaataaataaaagccaaCACAAATAAAATCCAATTTAATATAAAATCAACCAACATAAAAAAAACATTAGTAAACAATAATAGATTAATAAATAACCAATaagaaataaatcaataaattaaatagGTCAAGCTCAATAATCATAAATCAAGccaatacaaataaatattaaataatcatccaaataataatcaaatagtcaaactatcaaataaatcaactatagtattaatactatattaatcaaatattaattaaatattaatcacatACTCATAACACCTTaaggcaacccaacatagggtCGAACATCGaaacaagactctaaccaccaacttgtgCCATGACACAAACTGACAAGGTAGACAAACTTAAGCCTAAAGTAtgaagagggaaacacatgccatctctacAACTAGCCATTCAAataagacacgcttagacctatgaaaccaggtggagtcgatgtctagtacctacaatcctgcatTCACCACTAAACACAATgcaacatatatacacacatatacatcataaattatCAGGCATGTGATAGAGAATCGTAACGTCATATAgtgctcacaatgagtggtatgacatcgtctttatcacaaagacactagaagacaatcacaatcatcatagcatcaactcagtcatcataatcatagagtagggttagcgtaatcataatatcatcaaaatcgCATAAGCAATATGAcccatcatgaataatgaacacatataaatcatcaaatataggttcatcatcaatatagtctaaggtgtatcaatcatccacataagtcatcaaatagcatatgtccatataaagtatctagcatcatcaatatcatctaaGATAGAAACAGAGTCATAAGCATGAATCAAAGCATCACATAAGAGTCTATATATGTCTATCGATACAttaatcaaaatgcaagtctaggagggacactacatgtaGCATCCGATATCAGTTGCCCTTACGTTCTAGTTTAATGGAAGCCCATACCCTGATCCAAAGCTCCAATTTTGACACAGGCAGAGAGTACGTTGGCCAAAAAAACTGATCAGATGGAAATTGTGAGCACGCCCATGTCTTTCGCCCGCTGTATAAAGCAGGAAAGGTTGTGAGAAAATCTTAGCGACGAGCTAATCTATGACAGTTGTGAGGTAGATGAGATTTTTGTATTCCATTCACCTTGTTCTATGTAATCAAACACgggaacactgtttgaattcaaatgttAACTACGATTGTGTTTTGGACGGAAATAGACGTTAAAGAAGGAATGGGCCGACAGCACACCTAAGCAATCAAaatcttagtgtgtgttgtttaagccaACCCGTAAAAGACATATGTCATTTTTCATAGTGGAGGTGGTTGGTAGTCTCCATATTGATAAAATTCCAACCCACCAAAATGAGTATGACAGTTGCCTTCGAGGCCCTTATAAATTTGGCCATTCATTCCATTATAGTTGAATTTAATGCGTCTTGTAGTGCTTATTGAATGAGAATGTCCAACCTCTCTAACTTCAAAAATCCTCGCCACCAACATTAATACTCACATGCTTTTATAGGACATTCCTTGTTTACTCTTTGTAGGTAAGGATGATGAAGCAAAAGGCCAATCAAAGGTACAAGTGTTGGATCCATGTTGAGAATGTAATGATATATTTTAGATCCTCCATAAAATACCTTTCCACCAAGTGAAATCATCTCCATTCTCAAGGAAAATATGTAGTTCCCCATGTGGTTATTTGTGCCCATAATCGCCTCACAAAGATAgtattgccaccatattttcatttCTAAAAAGGGAGTCGACCCTATAAGTACCCTCTTTTTCAAGCATGTTCGCCACTAAATTGCCTTCAGGATATGTATGGTTATATGTTATAGCCTCAAAATGACCAATCAGATCATGTTCTTTCTCTAATAGGGATGAATCATCTTCCATTTCAAACCATGAAATCCCAAGGTCTGTTGAATTTCAGACCATGAATCAACATTAGATACTCAACCTCATTGTTAGTTCCTTCTAGCAATGATTTTGAAGAACGAAGTATAATGTGGCCCTCCCAATTATGGATGACACACTCAGTCCCGTACTATCTTGGGTTCTCTCTTCATGAACCATCAAAATTAAGCTTGAACCATCCATAATTGAGAGGGTTTCAAACTATTTGTTCTCTTGAAGATTTAGTTGCCTCTCCTCCCAAACTCACCCAAGGTGGAAATTTATGTCCCTATCAAGTAAGTCTCATCTTCGCATCTCACTCAGTGAAGGGGAGGCAGTTTGGGTTCATATTCGATATTCTACTATTTATCAATTCCACTATCAATGCTTCAATTTTGTCCTGCAGTAAGGTCACATTCATTTCTTTCTCTTGtggtttctctctttccatatttcaCACAATACTACGGAGGGACTAGAAATCCATAGTCATGCAAATGCAACACCTTTCTTAAGCCCTGACCATGACTAGAGTAGGcaacaaatatttttttctttGGCAATGCATATTTCCATCCAAGTTTGGCATATAGTCATTTCCAACATGCTTGGGAAAATGGGCACCCCAACAAAAGATGGTCAACAAATTTCTCCATGTGATTTGCAAAGGATGCATCTAGGGAGTCACCATTATATCCCATTCTTTGGAAAAATGTTTGTTATAAGGGTCCTCTTCTAGAGAGCTACCCAAGAAAAGGTCTCAACCTTTGGAACGTAAAATTTATCCAAAAGTAGATGCAAGGGAAAACCTATGATTCATTGTACCTTACAAATGATTATGTGCTTGTAGTCATCCTTAGCATTGGCTCACCCCCAATCTTGGCTCACCCCCAAATCAAGACATCATCACCCCATCTAAAGACAATCCTTTCTTTTTTCAAGGCCTCCTTAATTTGATCTATCTCCCACACCAATAGATTTAATGTGGAGAAATCTTTCCATTTCCATCCCAAGGTGTCACCCTCCTCTAAaaagatgacataatctttgatgTTTAAAACCCAAGATAGTTTTAAAGTTTCCTTTGTCTGGGAAATATGCAATCGACTATCCAATCTTGGATTACTTGCCCATGACTCTTCCCAGAATAGGGTTCTCCATCCATTGTGAATATTCCATGTTAGGTAGTTTATTACTACCTCTTTGCAGGTTTCAATGAAATTCCATATCCTTGAACCCTTAGGAGGGTCTAGGATGGTTAGGATGTCACTACCTCTATGTCATCCAAATACTTCTTTGAAGCAATCTTGCCCACTTTCTGTATGGCTCCTTGAACATTTGCCATACCAACTTAGCCCCCAGAGCCTTATTGTAAGCAACAAGATCTTTATTTCCAATACCACCTTCCTCCTTTTATTTACAGATTTTGTCCCATGAAATAAGTGCAATCTATGTTGTGTCCCTAAATCCTTGCCAAAAGAACTTCTTGAGATGCTCTCAAAGTTTATTATTCACACCAACAAATAGAGCCATGCAGGAAGGGTAATATATATGTACGCCTGAAAGGACACTTTTGACCATAATAATTATCCCCATCCAAGATAACCATTTTCATTTCCGAGTTGATAGTTCGGAACTCATCTTCAAGTTCAAGGGATCCCAAAGAGAATTTAACCTCAACCCTTTGGCTAAAGGAAGGCCCACATATGTGCATGGCATCGTTCCTTTCTTAAAATCCAATATTCTTAAGATCTCTTGCTCCTTCCACATAGAGGTATTAAGGAAGTTAATGAAATCTTTTTTTATTTGGAGATGTGACagtgatattttgacatggaaacattAAATTTGATTGAAATTTGCTTTCAAGCATGAGGTTCTAGTGTGAGGATATTGAATTCTTGGAGGAAAAGCCAAATTTATGTCTTAGATATATGACACTAAATATCAAGTATTTATaactaaaattaattatttaagttctAAAGTTGTAATAAACCATTTATAAAATTTCTTTTAAAATCaatattttaactatttttatccttaaaaaaaatacactttgttttatctattaaatGGCTAATACCTTGCAtgcaattaaaataaattatataagtttTAATGGtgcaattagtttcagaattcttttTTGGAATATGAGCCAGCTAACTATTTTTATCTTACAAAAAAACATTAATGTTTATCCATTAAATCACTACTACCTTGTATGCAATTAAAAGATGAAAAGATTTtataactaaaataaataatatatattaaaaaagggCTAATTATATAAGTTATAAAATTGtatttatcattcaaaaaaaatcttttaaaatcaacaaaataacTATTTTTATCTTTGAAATATACACTATGTTAATCTATTAAATCATTAATACCTTGCATGCTATTAAAATCTGAAGAGATTTtataactaaaataaattatataagatctaaaattgtaattagatatttattttattttattttattttatttttgaaaatgagTCAACTAACCatttttatctttaaaaaaataaaaactatgtTTATCTATTAAATCActactacatacatacatacaagcatacatacatacatacatatacatatacatattcatatacatattcatatacatgTGTCTGTGTGTGTGATCTAAAATGGCTAATTATACAAGTTCTGacgaaaaattttgaaatttaaatgcagtagtactaaaatttaaggaaaaagataagaagcaggtgtctatctgaatcaaatcataatatttttttgagtaataattatttattaaagtgaaATAAGGCAAACTGGACACATTTTTTCTACAATCTAGAGGTAAATACCAAGGCTGCAGATTTTTGTCAAAGGTAAATTATATAAGTTCTAAAATTACAATTAatcattcataattttttttttgaaaatgagtcAACCAACTatttttatctttaaaaaaaaaattatatttatgtaTAAAATCACTACTAATTTACAAGCAATTAAAATCGAAGAGATTTtataactaaaataaataatataaaatctaCAATTGCAATTAACcactcataaaaaaaaaattaaaaatcaactatcaactaagtatatatatatatatatatatatatatatatattaaaataaaaataaattatataagttCTAAAAATGCACTTAACCATTCATAAAATTGTATATACCTTGCATGCAATTAAAAACTTTTAAGATTTTATAACttcaataaattattaaaaaaaattctttaaaattagCCGACTAACCCTTTTTTCCTTAAATAAAGCCTTATTTTTATCTATTAAATTAGTAATACCTTACAtgcaattaaattatttattatctaAAGCATTGTGCAAAAGTATAATAATTTATTCGTATCCCCGCTTCTCACAATACTCTCCCTCCATTTCCAATGGACAAGTGCAGAGAAGAGAATTCAAAACGCAGAATAATGTATTCTTCAGAGCTGGGTTGCCCCTTATTAGACAGGGCCAATTCAGAAAAGTGCAGAGAAGAGAATTCAGAAGGCAGAATAATGTATTCTTCTCTCACAGAAGAGCTTGGTTGCCCCTTATTAGACAGCGCCAATTCAGCTCTCTGGATATCTGCTGCAGACAATTTGGCAAAAATggccaaattttttaaaaaacgTTTGCTTCCATGTCTCTCAAATCAACAAGCACAAGTCATTCAGGGCTCTGTAGAAGACCATTATATTCTGGACTGGGTAATAGATAACTGCGCTACTCATAAAATCAGGGCATGTTATCTCAAAGCCAGCAGAAACCCTGTTTTCTGCTGTAAATCTTTTTACAAGGAATGCGATGGTGGCGAAAATGCAGGTACGATTTTCCAGAGTGAGCTGCAAATAATGCATAGATTGAGAAACCAGTGTGGAATTGTAAAGCTGAAAGGTGGGTACGAGGATTCCCAATTCTTTCATTTGGTAATGGAGTACTGTAAGGAAGGAGATCTGTGGCATTTTGTGGAAAGAAATGGAGGGCTTTGGAATGCAGAATATGAAGCTTCTTGTATTTTTAGACAGATTGTGAACGCCATTCAGAGCTGCCACAGAATGGGCATTCTTCATGGGGATATTAAGTTGAGGAACGTTTTCCTATCTTCCACAGGGCGGGACTGGGAGATCAAATTGGGAGATTTCGGCAGTTCAAAGGTATTTAGCAAAGGTGGGTGTCTCTTTTGGCAGGATTTAGTAGCAAATTATTTATGAATTGTTTAAATTGATATTTGCAATTTGGGTATTATTTATGAATTGTTTAAATTGATATCAGCAACCTGGGTATTCTCAAAAGTCATTCAGTTCAACTGTTGAAGGTTAATTTTGATTACATATCGTTACTGGGTAGAATTGTGTTATTGCTTGATATGTTTAAACATAATGTCATTTCATGatcattaatttaaattatttttcttgaATATTCATATCTTGACTGCACTTTATCAACTTTGTatcaatcaaaattaaaattacacCTCAGTGattgtttaaactttttcttattaaaatatttaattcttaACTATTTTACTAACATCATCATAAGCGCTGTAACTCTTTATTATTTTACTAACATCATCATTTCTACCATCTTTAACT includes:
- the LOC131065797 gene encoding calcium-dependent protein kinase 2 isoform X2 is translated as MDKCREENSKRRIMYSSELGCPLLDRANSEKCREENSEGRIMYSSLTEELGCPLLDSANSALWISAADNLAKMAKFFKKRLLPCLSNQQAQVIQGSVEDHYILDWVIDNCATHKIRACYLKASRNPVFCCKSFYKECDGGENAGTIFQSELQIMHRLRNQCGIVKLKGGYEDSQFFHLVMEYCKEGDLWHFVERNGGLWNAEYEASCIFRQIVNAIQSCHRMGILHGDIKLRNVFLSSTGRDWEIKLGDFGSSKVFSKGEIFKGDIIGTLPYMAPEILQSQGYCEAVDIWSAGVLLYKLLCGYYPFGEILPKILYPEY
- the LOC131065797 gene encoding calcium-dependent protein kinase 12 isoform X1, which produces MDKCREENSKRRIMYSSELGCPLLDRANSEKCREENSEGRIMYSSLTEELGCPLLDSANSALWISAADNLAKMAKFFKKRLLPCLSNQQAQVIQGSVEDHYILDWVIDNCATHKIRACYLKASRNPVFCCKSFYKECDGGENAGTIFQSELQIMHRLRNQCGIVKLKGGYEDSQFFHLVMEYCKEGDLWHFVERNGGLWNAEYEASCIFRQIVNAIQSCHRMGILHGDIKLRNVFLSSTGRDWEIKLGDFGSSKVFSKGEIFKGDIIGTLPYMAPEILQSQGYCEAVDIWSAGVLLYKLLCGYYPFGEVEEDSLTLKHNIMYKAVDVTGAPWHNISDSAKDLISRILKRNPSERLTVKQILEHEWLKQGGLENIARILPCFPSYRDSRVSVFYRDSKDCDLNYYRDSRDCHLKYYLTR